The following proteins are encoded in a genomic region of Shinella zoogloeoides:
- a CDS encoding ABC transporter permease gives MSSDSSAAKQSTKAPLRLPLHWLGAAPFAIFVLLFLIMPTMRIVIGAFQTPDGGFTLDNIRGLFTTSIMSAYWISIKISIASALLGCLIGFSVAAAVVLGGLPKWIRGPLLTFSGVASNFAGVPLAFAFLATLGPVGLVTVFLKTQLGIDLRALGFNILSFWGLTVTYLFFQIPLMILIITPALDGLKREWREAAQILGATNAQYWRMVAFPILLPSFLGTLALLFANAFGAVATAIALTGSSLSIVPILLFAQIRGDVLGNPHLGYALAFGMIVVTGIANTIYIWLRARSERWLK, from the coding sequence ATGTCTTCAGACAGCTCTGCCGCGAAACAGTCGACGAAAGCGCCGTTGCGCCTTCCGCTGCACTGGCTCGGCGCGGCGCCATTCGCGATCTTCGTCCTGCTGTTCCTGATCATGCCCACGATGCGCATCGTGATCGGCGCCTTCCAGACGCCGGACGGCGGCTTCACGCTGGACAATATCCGCGGGCTGTTCACGACGTCGATCATGTCGGCCTACTGGATCTCCATCAAGATCTCCATCGCTTCCGCCCTCCTCGGCTGCCTCATCGGCTTTTCGGTCGCCGCCGCCGTGGTGCTCGGCGGCCTGCCGAAATGGATCCGGGGCCCGCTGCTGACCTTCTCGGGCGTCGCCTCCAACTTCGCGGGCGTACCGCTCGCCTTCGCGTTCCTGGCGACCCTCGGCCCGGTCGGCCTCGTCACCGTGTTCCTGAAGACCCAGCTCGGCATCGACCTGCGCGCGCTCGGCTTCAACATCCTTTCCTTCTGGGGGCTGACGGTCACCTACCTGTTCTTCCAGATCCCGCTGATGATCCTCATCATCACGCCCGCGCTCGACGGCCTCAAGCGCGAATGGCGCGAGGCGGCGCAGATCCTCGGCGCGACCAACGCGCAATACTGGCGCATGGTGGCCTTCCCGATCCTGCTGCCCTCCTTCCTCGGCACGCTCGCGCTGCTCTTCGCCAATGCCTTCGGCGCCGTCGCGACCGCCATCGCGCTCACCGGCTCCTCGCTCTCCATCGTGCCGATCCTGCTCTTCGCGCAGATCCGCGGCGACGTGCTCGGCAATCCCCATCTCGGCTATGCGCTGGCCTTCGGCATGATCGTCGTCACCGGCATCGCCAACACGATCTACATCTGGCTGCGCGCGCGCAGCGAAAGGTGGCTGAAATGA
- a CDS encoding 6,7-dimethyl-8-ribityllumazine synthase — MNANATPSARIAVIRARWHAGIVDQAVTSFIAEWQALGGRAEDVDVIDVPGALEIPLHAQLLAKTGRYSAILGVALVVDGGIYRHDFVAGTVVDAIVRVGLDTGVPVLSAVLTPHNFQESEAHIAFFRDHFVIKGKEAAHAARQILDARAQVALAAVS, encoded by the coding sequence ATGAATGCCAATGCCACCCCCTCCGCCCGCATCGCCGTCATCCGTGCCCGCTGGCACGCCGGCATCGTCGACCAGGCGGTCACATCCTTCATCGCCGAATGGCAGGCCCTCGGCGGCCGTGCCGAAGACGTCGACGTGATCGACGTGCCGGGCGCCCTCGAAATCCCGCTGCACGCCCAGCTCCTCGCGAAGACCGGCCGCTACTCGGCGATCCTCGGCGTCGCCCTCGTCGTCGACGGCGGCATCTACCGCCACGATTTCGTCGCCGGCACCGTGGTCGACGCCATCGTGCGCGTCGGCCTCGACACCGGCGTGCCGGTGCTCTCGGCCGTGCTGACGCCGCACAATTTCCAGGAATCGGAAGCCCACATCGCCTTCTTCCGCGACCACTTCGTTATCAAGGGCAAGGAAGCCGCCCACGCTGCCCGCCAGATTCTCGACGCGCGGGCGCAGGTGGCGCTGGCGGCGGTTTCCTGA
- a CDS encoding helix-turn-helix transcriptional regulator yields the protein MTRALVRFDDMVIFAYRDKARPIDLFSTFDADDYHVFVTLYQVGPYLLDPFYHTARAGRAGVFRMRELAPDRFFSSEYYRTYYSQTRLAEELGFFAPVGDGVTVVVSLMRREKTGVFPAAEFALLADAEPFVAAFVRQAWSGLAERFALAGQGRGRRSEPVSAADKVWRKLNLTDREASIIELVLQGHSSESIGLKLDISTGTVKVHRRNVYRKLGISSQIQLLSIYLKNLQA from the coding sequence ATGACGCGGGCGCTCGTGCGCTTCGACGACATGGTCATCTTCGCCTATCGCGACAAGGCCCGGCCGATCGACCTCTTCAGCACCTTCGATGCGGACGATTACCATGTCTTCGTGACGCTTTATCAGGTGGGTCCGTATCTGCTCGATCCGTTCTACCACACGGCGCGGGCGGGCCGGGCCGGCGTCTTCCGCATGCGGGAGCTCGCGCCGGACCGCTTCTTCTCCAGCGAATACTACCGCACCTACTACTCGCAGACACGGCTTGCCGAGGAACTGGGCTTCTTCGCGCCGGTAGGCGACGGCGTGACGGTGGTCGTCTCGCTGATGCGGCGCGAGAAGACGGGGGTCTTCCCGGCCGCCGAATTCGCGCTGCTGGCGGATGCCGAACCCTTCGTCGCCGCTTTCGTGCGCCAGGCCTGGAGCGGCCTTGCGGAACGCTTCGCGCTTGCGGGGCAGGGGCGCGGGCGGCGCAGCGAGCCGGTGAGCGCGGCGGACAAGGTCTGGCGCAAGCTCAACCTCACCGACCGCGAGGCCTCGATCATCGAGCTGGTGCTGCAGGGGCATTCGTCGGAATCGATCGGGCTGAAGCTCGATATCTCGACGGGGACGGTGAAGGTCCACCGGCGGAACGTCTACCGCAAGCTGGGCATCTCGTCGCAGATCCAGTTGCTGTCGATCTATCTGAAGAACTTGCAGGCTTAG
- a CDS encoding ABC transporter ATP-binding protein, which produces MSFLTLSSIQKSFGPVQVVKDFNMAIEKGEFISFLGPSGCGKTTILRMIAGFETPSGGTITINGKSQANLRPNQRNIGMVFQAYALFPNMNVAENVAFGLKVAGRPKAEIDARVKEMLGLIKLDHLADRYPYQMSGGQQQRVALARALAPKPQVLLLDEPLSALDAKIRVSLREEIRMIQQQLGITTVFVTHDQEEALSISDRIVVMNAGKADQIGTPAEIYNHPSTRFVAGFVGTLNLIEAKVVDAAANRVTIGDQGVTLREPLGNAKAGDTVSLALRPEAGSIAPDAKGDTALSGEVVSSNFLGSVIRTRMKVGGSVISFDMFNSPGLVPPAVGETVTLRFTAGDLLVIHD; this is translated from the coding sequence ATGAGTTTCCTCACACTCTCCAGCATCCAGAAGTCCTTCGGCCCGGTGCAGGTCGTCAAGGACTTCAACATGGCCATCGAGAAGGGCGAGTTCATCTCCTTCCTCGGCCCGTCCGGCTGCGGCAAGACCACCATCCTGCGCATGATCGCCGGCTTCGAGACGCCCTCGGGCGGCACGATAACGATCAACGGCAAGAGCCAGGCGAACCTTCGCCCGAACCAGCGCAACATCGGCATGGTCTTCCAGGCCTATGCGCTCTTCCCCAACATGAACGTCGCGGAAAACGTCGCCTTCGGCCTCAAGGTCGCCGGCCGGCCGAAGGCCGAGATCGACGCCCGCGTCAAGGAAATGCTCGGCCTCATCAAGCTCGACCATCTCGCCGACCGCTACCCCTACCAGATGTCCGGCGGCCAGCAGCAGCGCGTGGCGCTCGCCCGCGCGCTTGCCCCGAAGCCCCAGGTCCTCCTCCTCGACGAACCGCTCTCGGCCCTCGACGCCAAGATCCGTGTGTCGCTGCGCGAGGAAATCCGCATGATCCAGCAGCAGCTCGGCATCACCACGGTCTTCGTCACGCATGACCAGGAAGAGGCGCTGTCGATCTCCGACCGCATCGTCGTCATGAACGCCGGCAAGGCCGACCAGATCGGCACCCCGGCCGAAATCTACAACCACCCCTCCACCCGCTTCGTCGCCGGCTTCGTCGGCACGCTCAACCTCATCGAGGCGAAGGTGGTAGACGCGGCCGCGAACCGCGTCACCATCGGCGACCAGGGCGTGACGCTCCGCGAGCCCCTCGGCAACGCCAAGGCCGGCGATACCGTCTCGCTGGCGCTGCGCCCCGAGGCCGGCTCCATCGCCCCCGACGCCAAGGGCGATACCGCGCTTTCCGGCGAGGTCGTCTCGTCCAACTTCCTCGGCTCGGTCATCCGCACCCGCATGAAGGTCGGCGGCAGCGTCATCTCCTTCGACATGTTCAACAGCCCCGGCCTCGTGCCGCCGGCCGTCGGCGAAACGGTGACGCTGCGCTTCACCGCCGGAGACCTCCTGGTCATCCACGACTGA
- a CDS encoding ABC transporter permease — translation MKKFWAWGALIIGLLYFILPLLGMTNFSLKMRRGVYSFDAYAVVLGDPRFQETFTYSVVMALFTIAFGVLLVVPTAYWVRLKLPGLRPYVEFVTLLPLVIPAIVIVFGYIRLYNTSSWLPLTGSITGTNILLMFGYATLSLPYMYRAVDTGLRSIDITTLTEAAQSLGAGWTTILTRIILPNVLVAVLSGAFLTFAIVIGEFTMAALLNRPAFGPYMQLLGANRAYEPAALAVIAFAITWGCLGLIQLVSRFQKGAQSPV, via the coding sequence ATGAAGAAGTTCTGGGCCTGGGGCGCCCTCATCATAGGGCTGCTCTATTTCATCCTGCCGCTCCTCGGCATGACGAACTTCTCGCTGAAGATGCGCCGCGGGGTCTATTCCTTCGATGCCTATGCGGTCGTGCTCGGCGATCCGCGCTTCCAGGAGACCTTCACCTATTCCGTCGTGATGGCGCTGTTCACCATCGCCTTCGGGGTGCTCCTCGTCGTGCCGACGGCCTACTGGGTGCGCCTCAAGCTGCCAGGCCTCCGGCCCTATGTCGAGTTCGTCACGCTGCTGCCGCTGGTCATCCCGGCCATCGTCATCGTCTTCGGCTACATCCGGCTCTACAATACGTCGAGCTGGCTGCCGCTGACGGGCTCGATCACCGGCACCAACATCCTCCTGATGTTCGGCTATGCCACGCTGTCGCTGCCCTACATGTACCGCGCGGTGGACACGGGCCTTCGCTCCATCGACATCACCACGCTGACGGAGGCCGCCCAGAGCCTCGGCGCCGGCTGGACGACGATCCTCACCCGCATCATCCTGCCGAACGTGCTCGTCGCGGTGCTGTCGGGCGCCTTCCTGACCTTCGCCATCGTCATCGGCGAGTTCACCATGGCCGCCCTCCTCAACCGCCCCGCCTTCGGCCCCTACATGCAGCTTCTCGGCGCCAACCGGGCCTATGAGCCGGCCGCGCTCGCCGTGATCGCCTTCGCCATCACCTGGGGCTGCCTCGGCCTGATCCAGCTCGTCTCGCGCTTCCAGAAGGGCGCGCAAAGCCCTGTCTAA